The genomic interval GAAGCGCTAAGCCCGCCTTCCCGATCGCCGCATGGAGCCGGTCGATCAGGTAGCCCTCAATCGGCCACGACTTCACGATCGGCATCGCCCCAGAGCTTATCGAGGAGGTAGTACTCCCGCGCGCGTGCATGGAAGACGTGGACGACGAAGTCGACGTAATCGAGGAGAATCCACCGGCGCGCTTCGAATCCCTCGGAGTGCCACGGCCTGACGCCGCGCTCCCGAAGCCCGAGGTCGACCGCCTCGGCGATGGCCTTGACCTGAACCTCGGAGTGCCCCGTCGCGAGGACGAAGTAGTCGCAAACGCCGTCGAGCCGGCGCAGATCGAGGATGAGCACGTCCTCGGCCCGCTTCGTCAGCGTGAGCCGGGCCGCTTGGAGCGCGAGATCGTGGGGCGTGGATGGGGCCAGGGAGGGCAGGTTCACCGATGCCGCGTGACCGCGTAGCGGAGCGCGTCGCGGAGCGATTCGCGCGCATCGGTGTCCGGAACGTGCTTGAGCTCCGACTCCGCCCGATCCGCGAGCTCCATGGAACGGGCCTGGCTGTACGAGACGCCGCCGTTCTCGGTCACGAAGCGGACCACGTCGGCCCAATGGCCGTTCCGGAATTCCTGGTTTCGGATCAAGTCCACCATCTGGCTCCGGTCGCGGTCGGGCGCGTTTCGGAGCGCGTTGATGAGAGGAAGCGTGATCTTGCCGCCGTCCAGGTCGCTCCCCATCGCCTTCCCCATCACGCTCTCGGCGCCCAGGTAGTCGAAGATATCGTCCGTGATCTGGAAGGCCAGCCCCACCGCGTGGCCGAACCGGCCCAGGGCGCGCCGCGCCCCCGCGTCGCCGCCCGCCGCGAGCGCTCCCAGCTCGCAGCCGGCCGACATCAGGCACGCCGTCTTCTCCTCGATGACGCGCATGTACTCGGCTTCCGTCAGGTCGAGACGGTTCTTCTGCTCGATCTGGCGGAGCTCGCCCTGGCTCATCCGGTGGGTCGCCTCCGCGAGCAGATCCATCGCGCCGTACATGCGGTTTCGAACCAGGATCGAGAATGCCTTCGAGTAGAGGTAATCGCCCATGAGGATCGCCACGTCGTTGCTCCACGCGCTGTTCACGGTGGGCAAACTCCGCCGGACGAGGCTCTTGTCGATGCTGTCGTCGTGAATCAGCGTCGCGGTGTGGATCAGCTCCACGACCACCGCGCCGAGGAGCGCCTCCTCCGTGACCGATCCGAACGCCTGGGAGGTCAGCAGGAGGAGCGTGGGGCGGAATCGCTTCCCGAACGCGCGGTGGAGGTGCGCGCCGACCGCTCCGACCAGGTGGACGTCGCAGAAGAATGCGTCGTCCAGGCGTTCCTGGAACCGCTCGAACGCCTCGGCGATTGGGCCCCGAATAACCTCGAGGGTTGGCTCCTCGGTCTGGGTCCGCTCTCGGCTCTGCCCGTTCCTGGTCAAGTCGCTCCTAGTGCCTGGAAGGAATTGAATTACGGGCCGCCAGCCTAGGCTCCAGGCCCCCTTAAGTCAATCGAAAAGGCCTCGCGTGCCCTCCGGAGCAGCCGTTCCCGCTCATTCAACGACGGTTCCTCAACGACCTGCTCGAGCAACCAGCCGAGGATTTCCCCCACCCGGGGCCCGGGCGGGAGGCCAAGCTCCCGCATCACGTCCTTACCGTCCACCTTGAGGTCGCCCAGCGTCAGCGCCGCCTTGGCCGCGAGGACGCCCTCGATCCTCCCGCGGAACTCTTCAAGATAGTGTGGGAATCCCGTCTTCAGCCCGTTGCCGACATTGTCCGCGATCCGAAGATCGAAGAGGTCGGCGATCTTGTCCACCCCGACTTTCTGCACGAACCGACGCACCGCCGCGTCCGTCCACTCCGGCCGGTAGTCGAACATGTGGTACCGCACCAGATGGACCACCTGCTCCATGGTATCGCGGCCGAATCGCAGCCGGGTCATCGCCTCCTCGGCGAGCCGGGCGCTCTCGAACTCATGATTGTAGAACGTGGCGTCCCCGTTCTCCCGCTCGACGCGTGTTACCGGCTTCCCCACGTCGTGGAACAGGGCCGCGAGGCGCACGATCGGCTTCTCGGCCGGGGCGGAATCCACGGTATAGAGCGTATGGAAGTAGACGTCGTGGGCGTGATAGCGATTCTGGGGAACGGCGACGGAAGCCTGCAGCTCGGGGAGGAGAATCGCGAGGAGCCTCGCCTTCCGGAGCACCTCGAAGCCTCGGGACGGCCGAGGAGCGCCCAGGAGCTTCAGGAGCTCGTCCCGAAGCCGCTCCGCGGCCACGCGCGCGACCTCGGCCCGCGCCTCGCCGAGCGCCGCTTCGGTCGCCGGCTCGAGATCGAACTCCAGCGTG from Candidatus Eisenbacteria bacterium carries:
- a CDS encoding polyprenyl synthetase family protein codes for the protein MQFLPGTRSDLTRNGQSRERTQTEEPTLEVIRGPIAEAFERFQERLDDAFFCDVHLVGAVGAHLHRAFGKRFRPTLLLLTSQAFGSVTEEALLGAVVVELIHTATLIHDDSIDKSLVRRSLPTVNSAWSNDVAILMGDYLYSKAFSILVRNRMYGAMDLLAEATHRMSQGELRQIEQKNRLDLTEAEYMRVIEEKTACLMSAGCELGALAAGGDAGARRALGRFGHAVGLAFQITDDIFDYLGAESVMGKAMGSDLDGGKITLPLINALRNAPDRDRSQMVDLIRNQEFRNGHWADVVRFVTENGGVSYSQARSMELADRAESELKHVPDTDARESLRDALRYAVTRHR
- a CDS encoding HD domain-containing protein, which codes for MTLRPLDPKRVPAAITDLLRRLQRAGHRAYLVGGCVRDLLRGVAVSDWDIATIARPEEVLKIFPSAIPTGLKHGTVTVPTDAGPCEVTTFRIEWGYTDARRPDRVEFVTDLEADLARRDFTVNAIAWDPLHGEEVDPFGGRDDLSARLLRAVGSPVDRFREDGLRPIRAARFAATLEFDLEPATEAALGEARAEVARVAAERLRDELLKLLGAPRPSRGFEVLRKARLLAILLPELQASVAVPQNRYHAHDVYFHTLYTVDSAPAEKPIVRLAALFHDVGKPVTRVERENGDATFYNHEFESARLAEEAMTRLRFGRDTMEQVVHLVRYHMFDYRPEWTDAAVRRFVQKVGVDKIADLFDLRIADNVGNGLKTGFPHYLEEFRGRIEGVLAAKAALTLGDLKVDGKDVMRELGLPPGPRVGEILGWLLEQVVEEPSLNERERLLRRAREAFSIDLRGPGA
- the rsfS gene encoding ribosome silencing factor; the protein is MTKRAEDVLILDLRRLDGVCDYFVLATGHSEVQVKAIAEAVDLGLRERGVRPWHSEGFEARRWILLDYVDFVVHVFHARAREYYLLDKLWGDADREVVAD